One Actinomycetota bacterium genomic window, CCGAGGGGGACCGTCACGAGGCCGAAGCTCTCGAGGTCCCGCCACACGCGCACGACGTCGGCCCCGCCCCCATCGCGGGAGGCGGCCCTCAGCACCTCGTAGTGGAAGAGCGTGTCCACGGCGATCGTGATCTCATGCCGGATGTGCCGATCGACCAGGTCACGGGCCTCGGCCGAGCCGGGCTCGTCGCGGAAGACCCGCACCCCCACGGACGCGTCGAGCACACAGAGCGCGCTGCTCACTTCCCGATCCCGCGCCCGTCGGCACGCAGCGCCCGCAGCTTCTCGAGCGTCGACGGTTCGTCCGCACAGGCCGGATCGGCGGCGCACTCGGCCGCGAACGCCTTCGCGTCCTGCAACGCCGCCACCGCGC contains:
- a CDS encoding type II toxin-antitoxin system VapC family toxin; amino-acid sequence: MRRRSGLCGRTVDAREAAGAACRRARDREVSSALCVLDASVGVRVFRDEPGSAEARDLVDRHIRHEITIAVDTLFHYEVLRAASRDGGGADVVRVWRDLESFGLVTVPLGDELVSAAAVRSATGCAPYAAFSAGLADLREAPLYSADARAHGSHPRVRLVGA